AGTATGTTGAATTGTTACTATAGGTAGTTTGATGATTCCTAAATCTCCAATTTCTTTTATCTTCTCTACTTCTACATAGTCCTTAAAAGGTATTTCTCCATTCATTAGCTGAATTCTCTTTTTTCCTATTATTATTTCCCTTGTTGTAAATGTATTACCTGTTTCATCATCAATTGTCTTGACAATTGGTTCCTCAATTTTTTCGGTGTATATTGTTCTTGCAATTATACTTCCTTCAGAATGTACCAGAAGTGGTGATTCCAAAGTTTCTGAGTTTATAACCCCAGTTATCAAAATCTGTCCTTCTTTTACAATATCTCCCTTTGAAACCAAGCCTTTTCCATTTTTTACAATTACCTTTTCTATAACTGCTTTTTTTGAGGCTAAAATGTTGCAAGGTACATCATCTTTTAATTCTACTTGAACTAATTCCCTTTCCTTAACTTCTACAATCATCTTTGTTCCTTGTATTTGAACATTTGCAAATGCTAAGTCTTGGATGCTCAATAATAAAGCATTGCTAATATCTATATCTCTAGCAGCTCTTTTACTTACACCTTCTCTTATTTTTAATGACTCTAAAACATTGATAATTTCTTCATCCTTTATGCGTTCGTTTCCAACAATATCTATATTCCAAATGAAGGAGGTTAGAAAAATGATTAGAGATATTGATAATACTGATCCAATAGCAAGCATTTTCCTGTATTTGAATTTATTTATAAAGAAAGGGTAGCCTTTCTTCTCTATTACATTTACCCTACAGCCTACCTTCTGTACTATGTCTCTTAGCTCTTTGAAACCAGCTACGCTGACCTTTGCCTTCAATGTAGTATAATCTATTCTAGTTATATCCCATAAAATAATATTCTTGGCTATTGCCAGATTAATAAACTTTTCTAGTGTGAGTCCTTCAATTTTTATAATAACATAACCGCGAAAATAATTCCATATACGAATAAGTAACAATGTTTCACCTCCCATTATGTAAATTCTACTGATTCTATTTCTCCAATAATAATTATTTCTTCCGCAACTATATTCTTTATCACCATATTTTTTCCTAGTATTCTTAAAATACCAGTATTAGTATTTACTCTAATCCTCAAGCTTCCATACTCTATAATACCTTTATGGTTTTCTATATATAATTGTAGATTCCCTACTAGGGTAACTTTGGGTAAATCTAGCATGATATCCTTTGGAAGTTCAAGTATATCTGATAAATTTGACTTTATTTCATTTATCTTTTTTTTCACAGTAATCCTCCTCCATATATAAATCTATGCGCTTTATAATCTATGTATTCTTATGGTAGATAAAACCTTGTTTTCAAAAAATTATTCTAAAAAAAGGTATGCTGAATCAGCATACCTTTAGAGGAGTTTTAATATTCAATATCTACGATTACTGGAAAATGATCTGAGTATTGAACTTTCTCAACCTTATATCTATTTATTTTTATGGACTTACTAGTAAATATATAGTCTATTCTATACTCATTTCTAAAAACATTTAATGTGTTTACATATCTATATATGGTTTTATCTCCCACATCATTAAGCTTCTGCTGAATCTTAATAATATTAGGATCATTATCAGTTACATTAAAGTCTCCCACAAGTATTAAATCTTCTTCATATAAACCT
The sequence above is a segment of the Proteiniborus sp. DW1 genome. Coding sequences within it:
- the yqfC gene encoding sporulation protein YqfC, producing MKKKINEIKSNLSDILELPKDIMLDLPKVTLVGNLQLYIENHKGIIEYGSLRIRVNTNTGILRILGKNMVIKNIVAEEIIIIGEIESVEFT
- the yqfD gene encoding sporulation protein YqfD, with product MLLIRIWNYFRGYVIIKIEGLTLEKFINLAIAKNIILWDITRIDYTTLKAKVSVAGFKELRDIVQKVGCRVNVIEKKGYPFFINKFKYRKMLAIGSVLSISLIIFLTSFIWNIDIVGNERIKDEEIINVLESLKIREGVSKRAARDIDISNALLLSIQDLAFANVQIQGTKMIVEVKERELVQVELKDDVPCNILASKKAVIEKVIVKNGKGLVSKGDIVKEGQILITGVINSETLESPLLVHSEGSIIARTIYTEKIEEPIVKTIDDETGNTFTTREIIIGKKRIQLMNGEIPFKDYVEVEKIKEIGDLGIIKLPIVTIQHTFKEVQKTKIKQDVEALKKISAVKGTQKLMAKIPKDSTVISKDVRYSIEDNILVTEVIIEVNEDIGVKEKITSNNQED